In Mytilus trossulus isolate FHL-02 chromosome 14, PNRI_Mtr1.1.1.hap1, whole genome shotgun sequence, a genomic segment contains:
- the LOC134697401 gene encoding PDZ domain-containing protein 8-like: MLVALCLASFIIGVVVTILIQTFVIRRRLLAIPVEPISHKPQFCQYKLPKELLAVIRDQDQQGRKESCIALNLVIQFLFKELRDTNRVRRWVTKKMNIEFNDMLQSTTGKLIEKITLRDFNLGPTFPVINCVAVDTVKLSEDESLEELDIMADLDYTGGFQLAIEIDLVFKKWAYLSVTVTKLKGIGRLQFTRNPYTHWSFTFYEDPVVEFEVESKFGGRPVPQVTSLIISQIKRILRKKHTLPHYKMRYKPFFIPPDESYNPKDISLKGNLIGEGQLEVKVINCSSLLVEHAERYLFCTLSVDKLRWIEYEELRKKVWVVYEVKIIKGPAQSIGLTFKDDFMLEKYEDVVVVDNVTPNSPASATDIRKGDVLVSVGMTRITSVKQAGKILRNVNDSVMLRLERAKTGSSEDYIKVQDSESSKIKDPAVKDDYINIVIKPCDSDDKQRETGNSLSSNQITRDRRSLSTPSSPHRKVLSLVTTGKEYLRRRVKSHTVSEGSVSMTTTSQSELSIPKSPTGHRISKSMDSRELTRSINGQDLEDDQPSELPIVTQSGDFIKNRTNSDPGFVLLNSDESASEDEEEDQDPTSKEQEVKSLPPDGVSIKSEDFEKQSLADMKKTKEVKAQQNPDWNEDFVFYTSPEDKYLNVCVWCRVPPKLDKHEKVIKPGRETLIGHISLPLADISLDCLLTIQRDSQRCVNLVPPENIAGVSRTKFQEYMSHQGFDHRMCHGDITLGFKYGSSQSVDTERRVPEVKVISDKESSEEFVSLPDSLLLGQKNRLEIGKHDFTATQFTSATYCHFCGKKIWLKDAFLCCMCSMICHKKCVVRCQTQTLCTKDGAMMRSNPKDKWKAPIPESRKRQGHKSGPVGILSKFRKDPNVENKTEITQPAPSPQPSPKPSPQPSPKFIRRRNSAPGTDDVKCGSFLDITNIPQTRSSTSIQTLLNTGVLPRRLSEELFGSKYRGDSSEDSDSESSLLQLSKQRAKGQNLDEMVVTAAKEMGKELYAELSLEERKEKLDAMVSKLQKEIDIESENKTEMIKEEMESVDSSQKEALQQKISKSDEKVEALMMMMLHYCAGLQYCLEEEEEERRKGKEKDKIAMLEQTIEVQKLTEQIHKEAEQSISRNKMVDSIESSSSDSTSDNIRSDMMLSSLEEKSCEINTAVKDGSTKELNNGCIPEEDNLEVESTIY, encoded by the exons ATGTTGGTGGCATTGTGCCTTGCTTCTTTCATTATTGGTGTTGTGGTTACTATTCTAATCCAGACATTTGTCATCAGAAGACGACTTCTTGCCATTCCTGTAGAACCAATTTCCCACAAACCACAGTTCTGTCAATATAAACTGCCAAAG GAACTGCTAGCAGTAATACGTGACCAGGACCAGCAAGGACGTAAAGAATCATGTATAGCATTAAATTTGGTCATTCAGTTTTTATTCAAAGAGCTACGAGATACAAATCGTGTTCGAAG ATGGGTAACAAAGAAAATGAACATAGAATTCAATGATATGCTTCAGAGTACAACAGGAAAATTAATAGAAAAGATAACA ttaagaGATTTCAATTTAGGACCAACATTTCCAGTTATAAATTGTGTAGCTGTAGACACTGTCAAACTCTCAGAGGATGAATCGCTAGAG GAATTGGACATTATGGCAGATCTGGATTATACTGGGGGATTTCAACTGGCCATAGAAATAGACTTAGTTTTCAAAAAGTGGGCATATTTATCTGTGACTGTTACAAAATTGAAGGGCATTGGACGGTTACAGTTTACACGTAATCCTTATACGCACTGgtcttttacattttatgaG GATCCAGTTGTAGAATTTGAGGTGGAATCCAAATTTGGAGGCCGTCCTGTTCCTCAAGTGACCTCTCTGATCATTAGTcag ATAAAGAGAAttcttagaaaaaaacatacactgCCTCATTACAAgatgagatataagccatttttCATCCCTCCTGATGAATCCTATAATCCAAAAGACATTTCTTTAAAAGGAAATCTAATAGGTGAAGGTCAGCTggaggtcaaggtcataaacTGTTCCAGTTTGTTAGTAGAGCATGCTGAGAGATATCTATTTTGTACACTGAGTGTTG ACAAACTAAGATGGATTGAGTATGAAGAGCTAAGGAAGAAAGTATGGGTAGTTTATGAAGTGAAGATAATAAAAGGACCAGCACAATCGATAGGACTAACttttaaagatgattttatGTTGGAGAAGTATGAAGATGTGGTTGTCGTTGACAATGTTACTCCTAATTCTCCTGCTTCAGCCACTGATATTAGGAAG GGTGATGTACTAGTAAGTGTAGGCATGACAAGGATAACATCAGTAAAACAAGCAGGAAAAATACTCAGAAATGTCAATGATAG TGTTATGCTTAGGTTGGAGAGAGCTAAAACTGGGTCTTCTGAAGATTATATTAAG GTTCAAGATTCAGAAAGTAGTAAAATAAAGGATCCCGCAGTCAAAGatgattatataaacattgtcattAAACCATGTGACTCAGATGATAAACAAAGAGAAACAGGAAATTCTTTATCATCCAATCAAATCACCAGAGACAGAAGATCTTTATCCACTCCAAGTAGTCCCCATAGAAAAGTTTTGTCATTGGTCACCACCGGGAAAGAGTACTTAAGAAGGAGGGTAAAAAGTCACACTGTATCAGAGGGTTCTGTCTCCATGACAACAACTAGCCAATCAGAGTTGAGTATTCCTAAATCACCAACAGGTCACAGAATCTCAAAATCAATGGATTCCAGAGAGTTGACCAGAAGCATAAATGGACAGGATCTAGAAGATGACCAGCCCTCAGAACTTCCAATTGTTACTCAATCTGgagatttcattaaaaatcgTACAAACAGTGATCCAGGCTTTGTTTTG CTCAATAGTGATGAATCAGCATCAGAAGATGAAGAGGAAGATCAGGATCCAACTTCTAAGGAACAGGAAGTCAAATCATTACCACCAGATGGCGTTAGTATCAAATCAGAGGATTTTGAAAAGCAATCTCTTGCTGacatgaaaaaaactaaagaGGTCAAGGCGCAAcag aatccCGACTGGAATGAAGACTTTGTGTTTTATACGAGCCCAGAGGATAAATATCTCAATGTTTGTGTCTGGTGTAGGGTACCACCAAAACTTGATAAACATGAGAAAGTTATCAAACCTGGAAGAGAAACCTTGATAGGGCAT ATCAGTTTGCCATTAGCAGATATATCATTAGATTGTTTATTGACAATTCAGAGAGATTCACAAAGATGTGTTAATTTAGTACCACCAGAAAATATAGCTGGGGTTAg tcgAACAAAGTTCCAGGAGTATATGAGCCATCAAGGATTTGATCACAGAATGTGTCATGGTGATATCACCCTGGGGTTTAAGTATGGATCAAGTCAATCAGTTGATACAGAGAGGAGAGTTCCTGAAGTCAAGGTCATCTCAGACAAGGAGAGTTCTGAAGAGTTTGTTTCCTTACCTGATTCATTATTGTTGGGACAAAAAAACAG attaGAGATTGGTAAACATGACTTTACAGCTACCCAGTTTACTTCAGCTACTTACTGCCATTTCTGTGGGAAAAAG atATGGTTGAAAGATGCATTCCTATGTTGTATGTGTTCAATGATTTGTCATAAGAAATGTGTAGTCAGATGTCAGACGCAGACACTCTGTACAAA GGATGGTGCTATGATGAGATCTAATCCTAAAGACAAATGGAAAGCTCCTATACCAGAATCTAGAAAAAGACAAGGCCATAAATCTGGACCTGTTGGAATTCTTAGTAAATTCAGGAAAGACcctaatgtagaaaataaaacag AAATCACACAGCCTGCACCTTCACCCCAGCCTTCACCTAAACCATCCCCTCAACCAAGTCCAAAGTTTATCCGCAGAAGGAACTCTGCCCCAGGCACAGATGATGTCAAATGTGGGAGTTTCCTTGATATCACAAACATTCCACAGACACGTTCCTCAACATCAATCCAGACATTGCTTAATACTGGTGTCCTGCCTAGAAGGTTATCAGAAGAATTGTTTGGG AGTAAGTACAGAGGTGATTCCTCAGAAGATTCAGATTCAGAATCCAGTTTGTTACAGTTGAGTAAGCAAAGGGCTAAAGGTCAAAACCTTGATGAGATGGTTGTGACAGCTGCAAAAGAAATGGGAAAAGAATTGTATGCTGAGCTCTCATTGGAGGAGAGAAAGGAAAAACTTGATGCCATG GTTTCCAAACTCCAGAAAGAAATAGATATTGAATcggaaaataaaacagaaatgatTAAGGAAGAGATGGAGTCTGTAGATTCAAGTCAGAAAGAGGCTTTACAGCAAAAGATATCTAAATCTGATGAGAAAGTTGAAGCTTTGATGATGATGATGCTGCACTATTGTGCTGGTCTACAATACTGTTTGGAGGAGGAAGAAGAAGAAAGACGAAAAGGGAAAGAAAAAGATAAGATTGCAATGTTAGAACAAACAATAGAGGTACAGAAGCTGACGGAACAAATTCACAAAGAGGCTGAACAAAGCATATCCAGAAACAAAATGGTTGATAGTATCGAAAGTTCTAGTAGTGACTCAACTTCTGATAATATACGATCTGATATGATGTTGAGTTCTCTTGAAGAAAAAAGTTGTGAAATAAATACTGCTGTAAAAGATGGATCAACAAAGGAATTGAACAATGGTTGTATACCTGAAGAGGATAACCTTGAAGTAGAATCCACAATTTATTAA